The Benincasa hispida cultivar B227 chromosome 11, ASM972705v1, whole genome shotgun sequence genome has a segment encoding these proteins:
- the LOC120092037 gene encoding exocyst complex component EXO70H1 has protein sequence MPRKGMRSLLFQFSSPSNSISRYSIASPSRTPALTPRRSFNDAMIEQSVESAAAIIMKWNPDSSTYAKVTSMFYEDKKEAMQFIKRVNDLQKAMHLMASEDSASASDRLVYAQGLMEIAMKRLQKEFYQILSMNRAHLDPESVSTRSSRCSTRSSTSVDFDDDGTLDDEIQAVDDSISEVEQVSFIVMEDLRAIAECMISSGYAKECVNMYKVIRKSIIDEGVYRLGLEKLSASRINKMDWEVLDLKIKNWLDAIKLAIRTLFVGERILCDHVFSSSESIRESCFADISREGALLLFGFPELVAKSKKSPEKMFRVLDMYSSIVENWPDIESIFSSESSSVVRSQALTSLAKLGELVRAIVMDLEFSIQKNSSKSPVAGGGVHSLTLLSMNYLTFLADYGNILTDIFADWTPPEKSSLEQIFFNTSDQSDDSSTASAISLRLGWLILVLLCKLDSKAKRYKDVSLSYLFLANNLQHIVSKVRSSNLQYLLGDEWIAKQEAKVRQFAAKYEALAWGRVLDSLPENPTEKFSQEEAKEIFRNFNMAFQETHRKQKSCFIPDSKLRDEVKLSIGRKLVWFYGEFYRAQKAYAGANEKPYIRFSPEDIGNYLSDLYFEPSDWGSVSTSSPSSTSSSHRREPGPR, from the coding sequence ATGCCGAGAAAAGGAATGAGGAGTCTCCTTTTCCAGTTCTCGTCGCCGTCGAATTCCATTTCTCGGTATTCGATCGCATCGCCGTCGAGAACTCCGGCCTTGACTCCACGCCGGAGCTTCAACGACGCGATGATTGAACAGAGCGTCGAATCTGCGGCGGCGATTATAATGAAATGGAATCCAGATTCTTCAACTTACGCTAAAGTTACTTCCATGTTCTATGAAGACAAAAAAGAAGCCATGCAGTTCATTAAGCGCGTGAATGATCTTCAAAAAGCGATGCATCTTATGGCTTCGGAAGATTCCGCTTCCGCTTCTGATCGCCTTGTTTACGCTCAAGGTTTGATGGAAATCGCCATGAAAAGGCTTCAGAAGGAGTTTTATCAGATTCTCTCCATGAATCGTGCTCATCTAGATCCGGAATCTGTTTCCACTAGATCCTCTCGCTGCTCCACCAGATCGAGTACTTCCGTTGATTTCGACGATGACGGAACCCTAGACGATGAAATCCAAGCCGTAGACGATTCGATCTCTGAAGTTGAACAAGTTTCATTTATTGTAATGGAGGATTTGCGAGCCATAGCCGAGTGCATGATCTCCTCTGGCTACGCTAAAGAGTGCGTTAATATGTACAAAGTGATTCGTAAATCGATTATCGATGAAGGTGTATACCGCCTCGGACTTGAGAAATTGAGCGCTTCGAGAATCAACAAGATGGATTGGGAGGTGCTTGATCTTAAAATCAAGAACTGGTTGGATGCAATTAAACTCGCAATTAGAACACTGTTCGTTGGTGAACGAATTCTCTGCGATCATGTCTTTTCCTCTTCTGAATCCATTAGAGAATCCTGTTTTGCTGATATATCCAGAGAAGGCGCTCTGCTTCTGTTTGGATTCCCCGAACTTGTTGCAAAGAGTAAAAAATCTCCGGAAAAAATGTTCCGTGTTCTTGATATGTACTCATCAATCGTCGAAAATTGGCCGGACATCGAATCGATTTTCTCATCTGAATCCTCATCTGTAGTTCGATCTCAAGCTCTAACCTCACTCGCAAAACTCGGCGAGTTAGTTCGTGCCATAGTTATGGATCTCGAATTCTCGATTCAGAAAAATTCATCCAAATCACCGGTCGCTGGCGGCGGCGTTCATTCCTTAACGCTTCTCTCGATGAACTACCTCACTTTCCTCGCCGATTACGGAAATATTTTGACGGATATTTTCGCCGATTGGACACCGCCTGAAAAATCCTCTCTCGAACAAATCTTCTTCAACACTTCAGATCAATCCGATGATTCTTCAACGGCTTCAGCAATCTCTTTACGATTGGGATGGCTAATTCTTGTCCTTCTCTGCAAACTCGACAGTAAAGCAAAACGCTACAAAGACGTTTCACTCTCGTATCTGTTCCTCGCTAACAATCTTCAACACATCGTCTCTAAAGTCCGATCGTCGaatcttcagtatcttctcggCGATGAATGGATCGCAAAGCAGGAGGCGAAAGTAAGGCAATTCGCGGCGAAGTACGAAGCATTAGCTTGGGGAAGAGTCTTAGATTCCTTGCCGGAGAATCCAACTGAGAAATTCTCACAGGAAGAAGCCAAAGAAATCTTCAGGAACTTTAATATGGCATTCCAAGAAACTCATCGGAAACAGAAATCCTGCTTCATTCCCGATTCAAAGCTTAGAGACGAAGTTAAATTATCAATCGGAAGAAAGCTCGTTTGGTTCTATGGAGAATTTTATAGAGCGCAAAAAGCTTATGCCGGTGCTAATGAAAAGCCGTACATCAGATTCTCGCCGGAAGATATCGGTAACTACCTTTCAGATCTCTATTTTGAACCGTCCGATTGGGGGAGTGTTTCTACCTCCTCGCCGTCGTCTACCTCATCCTCTCACCGGCGGGAACCGGGACCCCGTTGA